CGCACCCTCTCCCTGATAGCACGGCTGCCGCAGGACCAGGCCGAGGCCGTGGTGCTGCGGGTCGTCGTCGGCCTCGACGCCAAGACCGCCGCCGAGACGCTCGGCAAACGCCCCGGCGCGGTCCGCACCGCCGCCCACCGCGGGCTGCGCCGGCTCGCCGAACTGCTCGGTGCCGATCCGGAATCGGCCGGCGTGCTCGACGCGCTGCCGCCCCAGCGAGAACCCCGTGACCGCGCGGTGACGTCCCCGAGTGTGACGCATACGCGCGCGCGGACGCAGAAGGACATGTGATGGCCGACGAGCAGTTCAGGTGGCTCGACCGTGCGACGGCGGAGATCCTGCTGCGCGGCGAGTCCCTCGAAGCCGTCCCCGACGACACGCGTGACCAGGCGGAACGGCTCGCGAGGACGCTGGAGTCGCTGACCGCGGAGCCCGCCAAGCCCGGCGCCGAACTCCCCGGCGAGGCAGCCGCGTTGGCCGCCTTCCGCGCCGCACGCGCCGACCGTGACCAGGCCCGCGACCGCACGGCCGGGCCCGCGCGCACCCGTTCCTCCGACGCCGGACTGGTCCGCATCGGCGGCCCCGAGCGGAACCCGGGCCGGCCGCGCTGGAGCAGGCCGGTGCGGCTCGGGCTCACCGCCGTGCTGGCCGCCGGGATGGTCGGCGGGGTCGCCGTCGCCGCCACCAGCGGGGTGCTGCCGACGCCGTTCATCCGCGACGATCCGAGCCCGGCCGCCTCCGTCTCGGCCGCCGCCACTCCCGAACGCCCCCTCGGGTCGCCCTCCCCGAAGGGCGTCCTGCCCGGCGAACCCACCCCGGGTGAGCCCACCGCGGCGACCCCGGGCGACGACACCCGCGACCGGCCCCCGGGCGGGCAGGCGTCCGGCGACGACAGCACCCCGGGCCGCTGGAGCGGCGCCCCGGCCGCCTGCCGCGACGTCCGCGACGGCAAGGAACTCACCGCCGACCGCCGACGGGCCCTCCAGGGCGCGGCCGGCGGCCCGGGGCGGGTGCGGTCCTACTGCCGGACGGTCCTCACCGGCGCCGGTGGTACCGGTGGTACGGGTGGTACCGGCCACGACAGCGAGGGCGGCGGGCAGGGCCGCCCCGGAGCCGGCGGCGAGGGCCAGGGCGACCGGCCGGGCGGCAAAGGCGGCCAGGGCGAGCAGAGCGACGACGAAGGGCACCACATAGCCCCGGGCGGCAAAGGGGACGGGGACGGCGGCAAGGGGAGCGGTGACGGATACGGCTCCGGTCACGGTCAGGGAGCCGGGTACGGGCACGGCCACGGACACGGACACGGCCGCCACCGTGGCGGCGTCGACCATGACGGCGACCGTGACGGCGACGGCCAGGGAGGCCGCCGTCACACCGACGGCTCGACGGACCTGACCCCCACCTACCGCGCCCTCAAGTCTGCTTCCGCGAAAAGCCTCTGACCTGCGGTTTCTCCCTCGCGTTCGGTGTGCTGGAAAAAATCTTCCCCCAGGGTGTGACGTTTTCGGCCGCTCCCGCGCAGTACTGAGTGAGCCGACTGGTCATCGGCCGTCGCACAGAGCCGGGGTTCCCCCCGTACTCACGGCTCGTGCAACCGGCGCGGGCGGGACACGTTCCCCCGGTCCCGTCCGCGCCCCACTCCTCACCGGTGCACGACGACCCTGTCGCCGTCCCGCACCTGCCCGTACAGCGCGGCGATCGCCGCCTCGTCACGGACGTTCACACAGCCGTGCGAGCCGCCCGCGTAGCCCCGGGCCGCGAAGTCGTTCGAGTAGTGCACCGCCTGGCCGCCGCTGAAGAACATCGCGTACGGCATCGACGAGTCGTACAGCGTCGACCAGTGGTTGCGGGACTTCCAGTAGACGTGGAACACGCCCTCCCTGGTCGGTGTCCCCGTCGCGCCGAACCGCACGGCCATCGTCGAGACGGTCCGCCCGTCGACCATCCAGCGCAGCGTCCTGCTGGTCTTGTCGATGCACAGCACCCGCCCGGTCAGACAGCGCGGGTCGGGCGGGCCGGCCGGCTGGCCGCCCATCAGATACAGGTCCCAGGTGCCGGGTTCCCGGCTCATCCCGACCAGCCGCCGCCAGGTGACGGTGTCCACGGCGCCGGTCCTGGGCAGCCCGCGCTTGCCCTGGAAGCCGCTGACGGCCCGCTCGGTCAGATCGTCGTAGGTCCCGGTCGGCCCGTCGAACAGCCACTGCGTCTGGCGCAGCCTGGCCTGCAGCTCCCGCACCCCGGGACCGCTGTCCCCGCGCCGCCACAGGACGGCGGCGGGCGCCGCCGGGAGGGTCACGGCGGGCGGCCGGGTGGCGGGCGACGACGGCACGGGGGCGACCGGGGTCGGCGGGGCGGCCGGGGTCGGTGGAGCGGCCGGGGTCGGTGTGGTCGGTGGGGTGGCCGGCCGGGTCCCGCCCGGGAGTTGGATGTGCACGGGGGAGCGCGCCTTGCCGTCGCCGCCACCGCCGTCGACCGGTTGGACGGTGCAGCCGCACAGGACGGTCAGGGCCGCGACGGCGGTCAGCGCCCCCGGGGCGGTTCGCCTTGTCCTCATGCCGGTGGTACGCATTGCGGACTCCCTCGTCTCACCGATGGCCCTGCCGGGCACCACGGTCACTTCGGTCACCACGGATGGTGCCCACCGACGCCGGGCCCCGAACGGCCGCGCGCCGGGCACGCGTGTGCGTGCCGTCGGCTTCTCGCGCACGGGCCTGGGGGAGTGTCGTACCCGCGTGCGACACTTCGTCGCATGTTCGGCGTCATCGACCTTCCCACCTATCTGGCAGGACTCGTACTGATCGTCCTGCTGCCCGGCCCCAACTCCCTCTACGTGCTGTCCGTCGCCGCCCGCAAGGGCGTCCGCACCGGGTACACCGCCGCCGCGGGCGTCTGGTGCGGGGACACCGTGCTGATGACCCTGTCGGCGGCCGGCGTCGCCTCGCTGCTCCAGGCGAACGCGCTGCTGTTCGGGATCGTGAAGTACGCCGGCGCCGGCTATCTGACCTGGCTCGCGATCGGCATGATGCGGGCCGCCCGGTCGATGTGGCGGACCCGGCGCGACCGGATCGAGCAGGAGGCCGCGCCGGCCGAGGCGGACGAACGGCCGTTCAGGCGGGCGCTGGTGGTCAGCCTGTTCAACCCGAAGGCGATCCTGTTTTTCGTGGCCTTCTTCGTGCAGTTCGTTTCGAAGTCCAACCCGGTCGTCGGCTTCCTGACCTTGGGCGTACTTGCCCAGGCGGCAAGCGTGTTGTACCTGTCCGCGCTCATATTTGGCGGGTCTCGTCTGGCTGCCGCGTTCCGCCGCCGCAGGACGCTCAGCGCAGGGGCCACCTCGGCGGCCGGGGTGCTGTT
The sequence above is a segment of the Streptomyces griseoviridis genome. Coding sequences within it:
- a CDS encoding L,D-transpeptidase family protein; the protein is MRTTGMRTRRTAPGALTAVAALTVLCGCTVQPVDGGGGDGKARSPVHIQLPGGTRPATPPTTPTPAAPPTPAAPPTPVAPVPSSPATRPPAVTLPAAPAAVLWRRGDSGPGVRELQARLRQTQWLFDGPTGTYDDLTERAVSGFQGKRGLPRTGAVDTVTWRRLVGMSREPGTWDLYLMGGQPAGPPDPRCLTGRVLCIDKTSRTLRWMVDGRTVSTMAVRFGATGTPTREGVFHVYWKSRNHWSTLYDSSMPYAMFFSGGQAVHYSNDFAARGYAGGSHGCVNVRDEAAIAALYGQVRDGDRVVVHR
- the leuE gene encoding leucine efflux protein LeuE — encoded protein: MFGVIDLPTYLAGLVLIVLLPGPNSLYVLSVAARKGVRTGYTAAAGVWCGDTVLMTLSAAGVASLLQANALLFGIVKYAGAGYLTWLAIGMMRAARSMWRTRRDRIEQEAAPAEADERPFRRALVVSLFNPKAILFFVAFFVQFVSKSNPVVGFLTLGVLAQAASVLYLSALIFGGSRLAAAFRRRRTLSAGATSAAGVLFLGFAVKLSLASV